In Armatimonadota bacterium, one genomic interval encodes:
- a CDS encoding segregation/condensation protein A: MTGNRSDPLIVRTSTFEGPLDQLLRLAQGGQVDLEEIPLGDIAAQYLARTRQDLDPDDVTETIWLLAALIELKARTLLPQPPPVEEPAVEDAGGLEEILEERLASYRAFRDVATALRVLEAYQQRVFLRPPEQPDEPLLSGIALTDLWRAFQEVLARGRERGAEIPPEGITVAERMAAILGLLAAEAEGVPFYALFPAEATRLEIVVTFLALLELVRLLRVRVVQEARFGTIRIYARAPAEDRPGAEAG, encoded by the coding sequence GTGACCGGCAACCGATCCGACCCGCTCATCGTCCGCACCAGTACGTTTGAAGGTCCGCTGGACCAGCTCCTCCGCCTGGCCCAGGGCGGGCAGGTGGACCTGGAGGAGATCCCTCTTGGGGACATCGCTGCGCAGTACCTGGCTCGCACGCGGCAGGACCTGGATCCGGATGATGTCACGGAGACCATCTGGCTGCTTGCCGCCCTGATCGAGCTCAAAGCGCGGACCCTCCTGCCACAGCCCCCTCCGGTGGAGGAGCCAGCGGTGGAGGATGCCGGTGGTCTGGAGGAAATCCTGGAGGAGCGCCTGGCAAGCTACCGGGCCTTCAGGGACGTGGCCACAGCGCTGCGCGTTCTGGAGGCCTACCAGCAGCGCGTCTTCCTGCGCCCCCCGGAGCAGCCCGATGAGCCTCTGTTGTCGGGGATCGCCCTCACCGACCTGTGGCGTGCCTTCCAAGAGGTTCTGGCGCGGGGACGGGAGCGCGGTGCGGAGATCCCTCCTGAAGGGATCACCGTGGCGGAGCGGATGGCTGCCATCCTGGGACTGCTGGCCGCAGAGGCGGAAGGGGTCCCCTTCTACGCCCTTTTCCCGGCGGAGGCGACCCGTCTGGAGATCGTGGTCACCTTTCTGGCCCTGCTGGAGCTCGTCCGCCTGCTGCGCGTGCGGGTGGTGCAGGAGGCCCGCTTCGGCACCATCCGCATCTACGCCCGCGCCCCGGCGGAGGACCGACCCGGAGCTGAGGCCGGATGA
- a CDS encoding site-2 protease family protein: protein MLGLSLATLVFRAIALLIAAPCHEFAHGYAADRLGDPTPRRAGRLTLNPLAHLDPLGTILLLLTGFGWAKPVPVDPAYFADWRRGLIAVAAAGPAANVILAILFGLPFKLGVVEVAGSLGRLLLMVVFINAVLAVFNLIPVPPLDGSKIMVGLLPGRLGIAYARLQTYGVLILIALIWFRITDLLVLPPLLWLVHLATGLGRV from the coding sequence GTGCTCGGCCTTTCCCTGGCCACCTTGGTATTCCGGGCCATAGCGCTGCTGATCGCCGCACCCTGCCACGAGTTCGCCCATGGCTATGCCGCCGACCGGCTGGGGGACCCGACACCGCGGCGCGCCGGCCGGCTGACCCTCAACCCCCTGGCCCATCTGGACCCGTTGGGTACCATCCTGCTCCTGCTGACAGGGTTCGGCTGGGCGAAGCCGGTGCCCGTTGACCCGGCCTACTTCGCCGACTGGCGGCGCGGACTGATCGCCGTGGCCGCGGCAGGGCCGGCGGCCAACGTAATCCTGGCCATCCTGTTCGGCCTGCCGTTCAAGCTGGGAGTGGTGGAGGTGGCGGGATCCCTGGGGCGGCTGCTGCTGATGGTCGTCTTCATCAACGCCGTCCTTGCCGTATTCAACCTGATCCCCGTCCCGCCGCTGGACGGGTCGAAGATCATGGTCGGCCTGCTACCCGGGCGGCTGGGAATCGCCTATGCCCGCCTGCAGACCTACGGTGTCCTCATCCTCATCGCCCTCATCTGGTTCCGGATCACCGACCTGCTGGTGCTGCCCCCGCTGCTGTGGCTGGTCCACCTGGCCACCGGGCTGGGCAGGGTGTGA
- a CDS encoding diaminopimelate decarboxylase, which translates to GVRTYASVDGGMFENPRPALYGARYTAVVADRASNPPEEVVAVAGRCCESGDVLIWEAALPALRPGDLLAVFSTGAYTYSMASNYNRFPRPAVVLAGGGRVRVVVERETYEDLVRKDRPLA; encoded by the coding sequence CGGCGTGCGCACCTACGCCTCGGTGGACGGAGGGATGTTTGAGAACCCCCGGCCGGCCCTCTACGGCGCCCGCTACACCGCGGTGGTGGCCGACCGCGCCAGCAACCCTCCCGAGGAGGTCGTGGCCGTCGCCGGGCGCTGCTGCGAGTCCGGCGACGTCCTGATCTGGGAGGCGGCGCTCCCGGCCCTACGTCCCGGTGACCTCCTGGCGGTCTTCTCCACCGGCGCCTACACCTACTCCATGGCCAGTAACTACAACCGCTTCCCCCGGCCCGCGGTCGTCCTGGCCGGAGGGGGGCGGGTCCGCGTGGTGGTGGAGCGGGAGACCTACGAGGACCTGGTCCGCAAGGACCGGCCCCTGGCGTAG